In Anaerolineales bacterium, the following are encoded in one genomic region:
- a CDS encoding FHA domain-containing protein produces MERIRLPAVFALIAIPLCLTPCSASAAEGDTAYLFGLDNAQFPQISAFLSATDGLGFRREGLTAEQVTLWEDDSPARNLGLKEVQTGMRLVVVLDPGLDLLYKLPDGEARIDRLRRAMADWLGTLGQQGIDDLTLVTPQGIAVSHASDPETFLAGLRAYAPKIPAERTLDALLVDALGAAADPLPYPGMRALMIVFSASRLSQAEDIGKGLCPRARELHAPLYGIWSGRVEPSAQADMDALAGLAEECGGYSVALESSTGTATMLGAVASQRIQYRLEYRSSASDSGEHTLAAAVAQEDFQAETEPLRFSLAVQPPAVEWIDFPERISRKGSEVSTHVDAYLPGAVDLRVEVVFPDGHPREIVAMQLFADGELIEGECLGNPCRGIRLDLRRYPSTATIRLQMVVRDELGLEGKSEERKLWLAVERPALWDVFRQQYLVPAAVILGAAAAAGILTATLVNLNRIRAVRAADGLIFPNAAPAAVVPGSDLASRFGIRRRRKRFPAESPAETYAVLEELGESGRRYELTAEDVIVGRDPRAAGIVLNDPSVSPRHGRIVRMGDGSPWIFDLGSAAGCWKNFEEVPPEGASLRQGDRLNFGRAAFRVRLKPLPAGKEILHEA; encoded by the coding sequence ATGGAGCGGATCCGCCTGCCGGCCGTATTCGCGCTGATCGCAATTCCACTCTGCCTCACCCCCTGTTCCGCTTCCGCGGCGGAAGGGGACACGGCCTATCTGTTCGGCCTCGACAACGCCCAATTCCCCCAAATCAGCGCCTTTCTCTCGGCCACGGACGGGCTCGGCTTCCGCCGGGAAGGGTTGACCGCGGAGCAGGTGACCCTGTGGGAAGACGATTCCCCCGCCCGCAACCTGGGTCTGAAGGAGGTTCAAACCGGCATGCGGCTAGTCGTCGTTTTGGATCCCGGGCTGGACCTGCTCTACAAGCTTCCCGACGGCGAGGCGCGCATCGACCGGCTGCGCCGCGCAATGGCCGATTGGCTCGGGACGCTTGGGCAACAGGGGATCGACGATCTGACGCTTGTCACCCCGCAGGGGATCGCCGTATCGCATGCTTCCGATCCGGAAACGTTCCTGGCCGGCCTGCGGGCGTATGCGCCGAAGATACCGGCGGAGCGGACGCTGGACGCCCTGCTGGTGGATGCGCTCGGGGCCGCGGCCGATCCGTTGCCGTATCCCGGAATGCGCGCGCTGATGATCGTGTTCTCCGCCTCGAGGCTTTCGCAGGCGGAGGACATCGGCAAAGGATTATGCCCGCGCGCCCGGGAACTGCACGCCCCGTTGTACGGGATCTGGTCCGGCCGCGTAGAGCCCTCGGCCCAAGCGGATATGGATGCCCTCGCGGGCTTGGCCGAAGAGTGCGGCGGCTACTCCGTCGCCCTGGAAAGCTCGACCGGGACGGCGACGATGTTGGGGGCCGTTGCCAGCCAGAGGATCCAATACCGGCTGGAGTATCGATCATCGGCTTCCGATTCCGGAGAACACACCCTCGCCGCCGCGGTGGCGCAGGAGGATTTCCAGGCCGAGACGGAGCCTCTGCGGTTTTCGCTGGCGGTCCAGCCGCCGGCGGTCGAATGGATCGATTTTCCGGAGCGGATAAGCCGCAAAGGAAGCGAGGTCTCCACTCACGTGGACGCCTATCTGCCCGGCGCCGTCGATTTGCGGGTCGAAGTCGTCTTTCCCGACGGGCACCCGCGGGAGATCGTCGCCATGCAGCTGTTTGCGGACGGAGAGTTGATCGAAGGGGAATGCCTGGGGAATCCGTGCCGCGGGATCCGCTTGGATTTGCGCCGGTACCCCTCGACGGCGACGATCCGCCTGCAGATGGTGGTCCGCGACGAACTCGGGCTGGAGGGAAAATCGGAGGAGCGGAAGCTTTGGCTTGCGGTGGAGCGTCCCGCGTTGTGGGATGTCTTCCGCCAACAATACCTTGTGCCGGCGGCGGTCATCCTGGGAGCGGCGGCGGCGGCCGGGATTCTGACCGCGACGCTGGTCAACCTGAACCGGATCCGCGCCGTGCGTGCGGCGGACGGATTGATCTTCCCGAACGCCGCCCCGGCGGCCGTGGTTCCGGGATCGGATCTGGCATCGCGCTTCGGCATCCGAAGGCGCAGGAAACGCTTCCCGGCCGAATCCCCGGCGGAGACCTACGCCGTGCTGGAAGAGCTCGGGGAAAGCGGCCGGCGTTACGAACTTACCGCCGAGGATGTGATCGTCGGCCGGGATCCGCGGGCGGCCGGGATCGTGCTGAACGATCCGTCGGTCTCTCCGCGCCACGGGCGGATCGTGCGCATGGGCGACGGGAGCCCGTGGATCTTCGATTTGGGATCGGCCGCGGGCTGCTGGAAGAATTTTGAGGAAGTTCCGCCGGAGGGGGCCTCCCTCCGGCAAGGGGACCGGTTGAATTTCGGACGGGCCGCGTTCCGCGTGCGGCTCAAGCCGCTCCCCGCCGGAAAGGAGATCCTCCATGAAGCGTAA
- a CDS encoding pilus assembly protein: MITELILGMKTAAAGSPSGRRRTRGQSLVEFTLVLPALLLLIFGIIEFARIFYSWLIVTNAVRTGERYAVTGDYMEKYCEGAHGAIADSRGDNDGDYCEKIIDTSNSAHAQAQDEMRAREEDYARLMSIVEVTNNAASGLLRATESSSNPLFPTVAFKTPGYFHIVVCSNSKGFGYTKMGSAADCECTPHDDAGNPMEGMVRVQVSITFEHPLIMPLISSVWPHITLHAERSGFLEQFRVARVLGVAPPGMLYNTNTFTPITPTLTPTITLTPTITDTPTITYTPTDTATPTSTDTTTNTNTPTSTSTNTPTRTVFTSTPSHTRTASRTYTPSRTRTPTRTRTATRTQTTTPTITNTPTITYTPSRTLSPTITYTPSITYTPSRTYTRTITRTSTSTRTPTRTRTPTRTRTITSTPTRTSTYTITLTPSRTYTRTPVTPTLTPTRTMTRTPVTPTLTRTHTQSPSRTPVIPSQTATPTPSRTLTPSVTRTATRSPSRTPSRTYTPASPTMTRTLTPLPTMHIG, from the coding sequence ATGATCACAGAACTGATCCTGGGAATGAAGACCGCCGCCGCCGGGAGCCCCTCCGGAAGGCGGCGCACCCGCGGCCAGTCGCTGGTGGAGTTCACGCTGGTCCTCCCGGCGCTGCTCTTGCTGATCTTCGGGATCATCGAGTTCGCGCGGATTTTTTATTCCTGGCTGATCGTCACCAACGCGGTGCGCACCGGAGAGCGCTACGCCGTCACCGGCGACTACATGGAGAAATACTGCGAGGGCGCGCACGGCGCGATCGCGGACAGCCGCGGCGACAACGACGGCGATTACTGCGAGAAGATCATCGACACCTCGAATTCCGCGCACGCCCAGGCGCAGGACGAGATGCGGGCCCGGGAGGAGGACTACGCCCGGCTGATGTCGATCGTCGAGGTCACCAACAACGCCGCCAGCGGGTTGCTGCGGGCGACCGAATCTTCCAGCAACCCCCTGTTCCCCACGGTGGCATTTAAAACCCCGGGCTACTTCCACATCGTCGTCTGCAGCAACAGCAAGGGATTCGGCTACACCAAGATGGGCAGCGCGGCCGACTGCGAATGCACGCCGCACGACGACGCCGGCAACCCGATGGAGGGGATGGTCCGGGTGCAGGTGTCGATCACCTTCGAGCATCCGCTGATCATGCCGTTGATCAGCTCGGTCTGGCCGCACATCACCCTGCACGCCGAGCGCAGCGGCTTCCTCGAGCAGTTCCGCGTGGCGCGCGTGCTGGGGGTGGCGCCGCCCGGAATGCTCTACAACACCAACACCTTCACGCCGATCACGCCGACGCTGACGCCGACGATCACCCTCACGCCGACGATCACCGACACGCCGACGATCACGTACACGCCGACCGACACGGCCACCCCGACCTCGACCGACACCACGACCAACACCAACACGCCCACCTCGACCAGCACCAACACGCCCACGCGGACGGTCTTCACCAGCACGCCTTCCCACACCCGGACGGCGAGCCGGACCTACACCCCCTCGCGGACCCGGACCCCGACCCGGACCCGGACGGCCACGCGGACTCAGACGACCACGCCGACGATCACCAACACGCCGACGATCACCTACACCCCGTCGCGCACGCTTTCGCCGACGATCACCTACACGCCGTCGATCACCTACACTCCCAGCCGGACCTACACCCGGACGATCACCCGCACGTCGACGTCCACCCGCACTCCGACGAGAACCCGGACTCCGACGCGGACGCGAACGATCACGTCCACGCCGACGCGCACGTCCACCTATACGATCACGCTGACTCCCTCGCGCACGTACACCCGGACGCCGGTGACCCCGACCCTGACGCCCACCCGGACCATGACCCGGACGCCGGTGACGCCGACCCTGACGCGCACGCACACACAATCTCCTTCGCGCACTCCCGTGATCCCTTCGCAAACGGCGACGCCGACTCCCTCCCGTACGTTGACTCCGTCCGTCACGCGAACCGCAACGCGCTCGCCGAGCCGGACTCCTTCGCGGACCTATACGCCGGCTTCGCCGACCATGACCCGTACATTGACGCCGTTGCCGACGATGCACATCGGTTGA
- a CDS encoding HAMP domain-containing histidine kinase, which translates to MRALDRRLLARWLPVLVFGTAILSWIWIYSRFLRFFFYVPNPFLPQLTLIQWLTGFAAAILALARAGREAGPDRRAWLFLGIALTLWPLADGLEQFLPTHWSLFHNLLPRPAHIAAYGMAFAAVVFFAPIPQARFGRLRFLVDIVIHAASWGVLLWFLLVEPVLKPLQATLELRFWIALYAILDLILLMLVVWLQGGSERPSRMLWLLAGGYFLLSTHDLVTGFLVLQGGVQAYVYTGFLMVGGYALIAAAASASHPRNAADAEPSRAGADGFRRRWRRIEERWLPLVSTAALAIFLAAEWRRVGQADSLLLLATLGLSLLLFLREGIIAGQAEVAGYAMLIEHIEDPAFICDGGGRILLDNPPLRKLHSRVRASDRLEDLLPVSPEWDFLLREARTGGWGGEVWVTSSGRGSFPAWLVLQTLPRVEGGRERYAALLHDLSPQRRQEESLREAYRQAEESRRALERLSAQLEEKVAEKTADLSRALEQLEEQNRLLRSLDRLKSEFVALTSHELRTPLTAIGGGLELIAAHKQPLPAGIRTTLDLVRKETERLSRFVESILNLSALESGRMPLQIGPMRLDEALGRARSALAAAHGGPNSRNLRRLKIRIAKSLPDVAADEHILSSVFFQLIDNAFKYAPEGPVTVTAEAEGSGVKVVVADRGPGIPAEHRDRLFQMFSRLEDRDTPRVRGVGLGLYISRKMVEAMGGTIELAPAKRGLALCIRLRTFAEET; encoded by the coding sequence ATGCGCGCCTTGGATCGCCGTCTGCTTGCCCGCTGGCTCCCCGTCCTGGTCTTCGGGACGGCGATCCTTTCCTGGATTTGGATCTATTCCCGGTTCCTGCGCTTTTTTTTCTACGTCCCCAACCCGTTCCTGCCCCAGCTTACGCTTATCCAATGGCTGACCGGTTTCGCCGCCGCAATCCTGGCTTTGGCCCGGGCGGGGCGGGAAGCCGGCCCCGACCGGCGCGCCTGGCTGTTCCTCGGAATCGCGTTGACGCTCTGGCCGCTGGCCGACGGGCTGGAGCAGTTCCTTCCGACGCATTGGTCGTTGTTTCACAACCTCCTGCCGCGCCCGGCGCATATTGCGGCGTACGGGATGGCGTTCGCCGCGGTGGTTTTCTTCGCGCCGATTCCGCAGGCGCGCTTCGGGCGGCTGAGGTTCCTGGTGGATATCGTCATCCACGCCGCCTCCTGGGGAGTGCTCCTGTGGTTTCTGCTGGTCGAGCCGGTCCTCAAGCCCTTGCAGGCCACGCTGGAATTGAGGTTTTGGATCGCGCTGTATGCGATCCTCGATCTGATCCTGCTGATGCTGGTTGTCTGGCTCCAGGGAGGGTCTGAAAGGCCCTCGCGGATGCTGTGGCTGTTGGCCGGCGGCTATTTCCTGCTCTCCACCCACGATCTGGTCACGGGGTTCCTTGTCTTGCAGGGCGGGGTTCAAGCCTACGTGTATACCGGCTTCCTGATGGTCGGGGGGTACGCGCTGATTGCCGCGGCTGCATCCGCTTCGCATCCGCGGAACGCCGCCGACGCCGAGCCCTCCCGGGCAGGCGCGGATGGATTCCGCCGGCGCTGGCGGCGGATCGAGGAGCGCTGGCTGCCGCTGGTTTCGACCGCGGCGCTGGCGATCTTTTTGGCGGCGGAATGGCGGCGCGTCGGCCAGGCCGATTCACTGCTCCTGCTGGCCACGCTGGGCCTGAGTCTGCTGCTCTTTCTGCGCGAAGGCATCATCGCCGGCCAGGCGGAAGTGGCCGGGTACGCGATGCTGATCGAGCACATCGAGGACCCCGCCTTCATCTGCGACGGCGGGGGACGGATCCTGCTCGACAATCCCCCCTTGCGCAAGCTGCATTCCAGGGTGCGGGCCTCCGACCGATTGGAGGATCTGCTTCCGGTGAGTCCGGAGTGGGATTTTTTACTCCGCGAAGCCCGAACCGGCGGCTGGGGAGGCGAAGTGTGGGTGACCTCCTCGGGGCGCGGGTCCTTTCCCGCCTGGTTGGTCCTCCAAACCCTGCCGCGCGTGGAAGGAGGGCGCGAGCGGTACGCCGCACTGCTCCACGACCTCTCCCCCCAGCGCCGGCAGGAAGAATCCCTGCGCGAAGCCTACCGCCAGGCCGAAGAATCCCGCCGGGCGCTCGAACGCTTGAGTGCGCAGCTGGAAGAGAAGGTGGCGGAAAAGACGGCGGATCTTTCCCGGGCGCTCGAACAGCTCGAGGAGCAAAACCGACTCCTGCGGTCGCTCGATCGGCTGAAATCCGAGTTCGTTGCCCTGACCTCGCATGAGCTGCGCACACCGCTGACGGCGATCGGCGGCGGATTGGAACTGATTGCCGCGCACAAGCAGCCGCTGCCGGCCGGAATCCGCACAACCCTGGACCTGGTGCGCAAGGAAACCGAACGGCTCAGCCGGTTCGTGGAGAGCATTCTCAACCTCTCGGCACTCGAGTCGGGCCGGATGCCGTTGCAGATCGGGCCGATGCGGCTGGACGAGGCGCTCGGGCGGGCGCGTTCGGCGCTCGCCGCGGCTCACGGCGGACCGAACAGCCGCAACCTCCGCCGGCTCAAGATCCGGATTGCGAAGAGCCTGCCGGACGTGGCGGCCGACGAGCATATCCTCTCCAGCGTGTTTTTCCAGCTGATCGACAACGCCTTCAAGTACGCGCCCGAAGGCCCGGTGACGGTGACGGCCGAGGCGGAGGGGAGCGGGGTCAAGGTTGTCGTCGCGGACCGCGGACCGGGAATCCCCGCCGAGCACCGGGATCGGCTGTTCCAAATGTTCTCGCGCTTGGAGGATCGCGACACCCCGCGCGTGCGCGGGGTGGGGCTCGGGCTTTACATATCACGTAAAATGGTGGAGGCAATGGGCGGGACGATCGAGTTGGCGCCGGCGAAACGCGGCCTTGCGCTATGCATCCGCCTGAGAACGTTCGCCGAGGAGACATGA
- a CDS encoding response regulator transcription factor, whose protein sequence is MNRKILLVDDDESLRQVISQYLTQEGYRVFAAGSGAQALRLFYAERPDAVLLDLMMPGMDGWEVCARLRELSDAPILLVTARTSQEDKLRGFRLGIDDYLSKPFSLAELAARLQAVLARSRKPLAESERILAWQDLRMDLGKRQVWCGGKPVPLTPTEFRLLEILLRKQGSVASEEELREEIWGSERPIDSSAVRRYIWLLRQKVEIDPAKPARVLAVRGAGYRLGP, encoded by the coding sequence ATGAATCGGAAGATTCTGCTGGTGGACGACGACGAATCTCTGCGCCAGGTGATCTCCCAGTACCTGACCCAGGAAGGGTACCGCGTATTCGCGGCCGGATCCGGTGCGCAGGCGCTGCGGCTCTTCTATGCCGAGCGGCCGGATGCGGTCCTGCTGGACCTGATGATGCCGGGGATGGACGGCTGGGAGGTGTGCGCCCGTCTGCGGGAACTTTCCGACGCGCCGATCCTCCTGGTGACGGCTCGCACCTCGCAGGAAGACAAACTGCGCGGCTTCCGGCTGGGAATCGACGACTACCTTTCCAAGCCGTTCAGCCTGGCCGAGCTGGCGGCCCGACTGCAGGCGGTGCTGGCCCGCAGCCGGAAGCCGCTCGCGGAATCCGAGCGGATTCTGGCCTGGCAGGATCTGCGCATGGACCTCGGCAAGCGCCAAGTGTGGTGCGGCGGGAAACCCGTCCCGCTCACCCCGACCGAATTCCGACTGCTGGAGATCCTGCTGCGCAAACAGGGCAGCGTGGCCAGCGAGGAAGAATTGCGCGAGGAAATCTGGGGCAGCGAACGCCCGATAGATTCTTCGGCGGTGCGGCGGTACATCTGGCTTCTGCGCCAGAAGGTCGAAATCGATCCGGCCAAACCGGCGCGGGTGCTGGCGGTGCGCGGCGCGGGATACCGCTTGGGGCCGTGA